The proteins below are encoded in one region of Micromonospora pisi:
- a CDS encoding glycosyltransferase has product MNAGPWLSVPPPGYGGIENVVATLVPELRRLGVRVVLASVGSSTLDVDERLSVFADGQFSALQRPYNQVCGIAQAHLGGVVRALRERDDIDLVHDHVEAVGLATLTAMGPGAPPVLHTLHWDLGKHPDLYGQLDGGERVRVNGVSAAQLARAPAALRAHSVGHVHLATPLAVDADRRPAAEPGEHVLVLGRINPGKGQDVAARLARRAGFPLVLAGPVGPYHRPEELAAAGDQARQNPDVRFWYEQVAPHVDGVQVRWVGTVAGADRDDLVASARATLFPLRWEEPGGTAVVESLALGTPVVATARGCLPELITHGRTGLLTEDEDELADLLFAATLIDRDECRREAVLRFTPEAMARRYVELYERVRQQSGPVLEAA; this is encoded by the coding sequence ATGAACGCCGGGCCGTGGCTGTCGGTCCCACCGCCGGGCTACGGCGGTATCGAGAACGTGGTCGCGACCCTGGTGCCCGAGCTGCGCCGGCTCGGTGTCCGGGTGGTGCTCGCCTCCGTCGGCAGCAGCACCCTCGACGTGGACGAGCGGCTGTCGGTCTTCGCCGACGGGCAGTTCTCCGCTTTGCAGCGGCCGTACAACCAGGTGTGCGGGATAGCCCAGGCGCACCTGGGCGGCGTGGTCCGGGCGCTTCGGGAACGCGACGACATCGACCTGGTGCACGACCATGTGGAGGCGGTGGGGCTGGCCACCCTCACCGCGATGGGCCCGGGTGCGCCGCCGGTGCTGCACACCCTGCACTGGGATCTGGGCAAGCACCCGGACCTGTACGGACAGCTCGACGGCGGGGAGCGGGTACGGGTCAACGGCGTCTCCGCCGCGCAGCTCGCCCGGGCGCCGGCTGCGCTGCGGGCGCACTCGGTCGGGCACGTACACCTGGCCACCCCGCTGGCGGTGGACGCGGACCGGCGCCCGGCGGCGGAGCCGGGCGAGCACGTGCTGGTCCTCGGGCGGATCAACCCGGGCAAGGGGCAGGACGTCGCCGCACGGCTGGCGCGACGGGCCGGTTTCCCGCTGGTGCTGGCCGGGCCGGTCGGGCCGTACCACCGGCCCGAGGAGCTGGCCGCCGCCGGTGACCAGGCGCGGCAGAACCCGGACGTGCGCTTCTGGTACGAGCAGGTGGCGCCGCATGTCGACGGCGTACAGGTGCGCTGGGTCGGCACGGTCGCCGGAGCGGACCGCGACGACCTGGTCGCCAGCGCCCGCGCCACCCTCTTTCCGCTGCGGTGGGAGGAGCCGGGCGGCACCGCGGTGGTGGAGTCGCTGGCCCTGGGCACACCCGTGGTCGCCACCGCGCGCGGCTGCCTGCCGGAGTTGATCACGCATGGGCGGACCGGCCTGCTCACCGAGGACGAGGACGAACTCGCCGACCTGCTCTTCGCCGCCACGCTGATCGACCGGGACGAGTGCCGGCGGGAGGCCGTGCTCCGGTTCACCCCGGAGGCGATGGCCCGGCGCTACGTGGAGCTCTACGAGCGGGTCCGCCAGCAGTCGGGGCCGGTGCTGGAGGCGGCGTGA
- the ctaD gene encoding cytochrome c oxidase subunit I, with the protein MPKRVTTEPERERGPIVLAPARFGGYPGPIRQAIRGSHLIKLLGTTDAKQIGLLYLTTSFGFFIVGGVMAMLIRAELGRPGLQFLSTEQYNQLFTMHGTIMLLLFATPLVFAFANYVVPLQIGAPDVSFPRLNSLAYWLYLLGGSLVVIGFLTPDGAADFGWTAYTPLSRSQHSPGIGPDMWVIGLVLSGLGTILGAVNMITTIVTLRAPGMTMFRMPIFTWNILFTAVLVILVFPLLAAALLALYADRRLDAHVYDPATGGPLLWQHLFWFFGHPEVYIVALPFFGIITEIIPVFARKPIFGYKGLVFATIAITVLSMTVWAHHMFGTGQVLLPFFSVLSYLIAVPTGVKFFNWIGTMWKGQITFETPMLFAIGFLVTFLFGGLTGVLLASPPVDFHVTDTYFVVAHFHYVLFGTIVFAAFGGVYFWFPKMTGRMLDERLGKLHFWTMFIGFHGTFLVQHWLGNEGFPRRYADYRVTDGFTELNMVSTISSFILGFSTLFFMYNLWKSYRFGRLVTVDDPWGFGNSLEWATSCPPPLRNFDRMPRIRSERPAFDAKYGPLVADLGRDLPQRSTKPPQDISDELHAEQHHVSERSSPEGAHGAREAVRWQPDPRSGARPIEVPEPAEVRRPNFEPSVPDVRLDADRGGPSSERWRTGRPPSDDEADEE; encoded by the coding sequence ATGCCGAAACGGGTTACCACCGAGCCGGAACGCGAACGAGGGCCGATCGTGCTGGCGCCGGCACGCTTCGGCGGCTACCCCGGGCCGATCCGGCAGGCTATCCGGGGCAGCCACCTGATCAAGCTGCTGGGCACCACCGACGCGAAGCAGATCGGGCTGCTCTACCTCACCACGTCGTTCGGGTTCTTCATCGTCGGCGGCGTGATGGCGATGCTGATCCGCGCCGAGCTGGGCCGGCCCGGACTGCAGTTCCTCTCCACCGAGCAGTACAACCAGCTCTTCACCATGCACGGCACGATCATGCTGCTGCTCTTCGCGACCCCGCTGGTCTTCGCGTTCGCCAACTACGTGGTGCCGCTGCAGATCGGCGCCCCGGACGTGTCCTTCCCCCGGCTGAACAGCCTCGCCTACTGGCTCTATCTGCTCGGCGGCTCGTTGGTGGTGATCGGGTTCCTCACCCCGGACGGGGCGGCTGACTTCGGCTGGACCGCGTACACCCCGCTGAGCCGGTCCCAGCACAGTCCGGGCATCGGGCCGGACATGTGGGTCATCGGACTGGTCCTCTCCGGCCTCGGCACGATCCTCGGCGCGGTCAACATGATCACCACGATCGTGACCCTGCGGGCTCCGGGCATGACCATGTTCCGGATGCCGATCTTCACCTGGAACATCCTGTTCACCGCCGTTCTGGTGATCCTGGTCTTCCCGCTGCTCGCCGCCGCGCTGCTGGCGCTCTACGCCGACCGCCGGCTCGATGCGCACGTGTACGACCCGGCCACCGGCGGGCCGCTGCTGTGGCAGCACCTGTTCTGGTTCTTCGGCCATCCCGAGGTCTACATCGTCGCGCTGCCGTTCTTCGGCATCATCACCGAGATCATCCCGGTCTTCGCCCGGAAGCCGATCTTCGGTTACAAGGGCCTCGTCTTCGCCACCATCGCCATCACGGTGCTGTCGATGACGGTCTGGGCGCACCACATGTTCGGTACCGGACAGGTGTTGCTGCCCTTCTTCAGCGTGCTCAGTTACCTGATCGCGGTGCCGACCGGGGTGAAGTTCTTCAACTGGATCGGCACGATGTGGAAGGGGCAGATCACCTTCGAGACACCGATGCTCTTCGCCATCGGATTCCTGGTGACCTTCCTTTTCGGTGGGCTCACCGGAGTGCTGCTGGCCAGCCCTCCGGTCGACTTCCACGTCACGGACACCTACTTCGTGGTGGCGCACTTCCACTACGTGCTCTTCGGCACCATCGTCTTCGCCGCCTTCGGCGGGGTCTACTTCTGGTTCCCGAAGATGACCGGCCGGATGCTCGACGAGCGGCTCGGCAAACTGCACTTCTGGACCATGTTCATCGGCTTCCACGGCACCTTCCTGGTCCAGCACTGGCTCGGCAACGAGGGCTTCCCCCGCCGGTACGCCGACTACCGCGTCACGGACGGCTTCACCGAACTGAACATGGTCTCCACGATCAGCTCTTTCATCCTGGGTTTCTCGACGCTCTTCTTCATGTACAACCTCTGGAAGTCGTACCGGTTCGGACGGCTGGTCACGGTGGACGACCCGTGGGGATTCGGCAACTCGCTGGAGTGGGCGACAAGCTGTCCACCGCCACTGCGCAACTTCGACCGCATGCCCCGGATCCGCTCCGAACGTCCCGCGTTCGACGCCAAGTACGGTCCGCTCGTCGCGGACCTGGGTCGGGACCTGCCGCAGCGCTCCACGAAGCCACCGCAGGACATCTCGGACGAGCTGCACGCCGAGCAGCACCACGTCTCGGAACGGTCGAGTCCCGAGGGGGCGCACGGTGCCCGCGAAGCGGTCCGCTGGCAACCCGACCCCCGTTCGGGCGCCCGACCGATCGAGGTGCCGGAGCCGGCCGAGGTGCGCCGTCCGAACTTCGAACCGAGCGTGCCGGACGTGCGGCTGGACGCCGACCGGGGTGGGCCCAGCAGCGAACGCTGGCGTACCGGCCGTCCCCCGTCCGACGACGAGGCCGACGAGGAGTGA
- a CDS encoding ABC transporter ATP-binding protein, whose amino-acid sequence MTAPPTTRRVGLPALLPYLRAHRGTLLVVALLSLTSAGAALVQPLLTREVLDAIGAARPVTRLVGLLVGLLVVGAALDGIRDYLLQRTAEGLVLGTRRRLAGHLLRLPIAEYDQRRTGDLLSRVGADTTLLRAVVTSGLFETVTGFVMVLGAGTAMILLDPVLFGVTLAGVAAGLSVAMVFARRVRGLSEQAQARVGEMTSAVERAISAARTIRASRAEERETTGVGMAAGQAYDAGLRVARLQALIGPISTTAVQGAFLVVLGVGGARVATGAITIGDLVAFVMFLFFLVLPLGQALNAYTQLQTGLGALQRIEEMLDLPVEGATDSPAGPPGVPPARPARPTRPPGVAAVEFDRVSFGYPNAGPVLHEVSFTIPYGTRTALVGPSGAGKSTLLALVERFYEPTGGRLRVGGVDLRDLPRDRLRGQLGYVEQEAPVLAGTLRENLLLTAPTATEEQLLAVLAEVDLTRLVQRTPLGLDAQVGEGGVLLSGGERQRLAIARTLLANPPILLLDEPTSNLDARSEAALRRAIDTVAADRTLLIVAHRLATVVDADQIVVLDGGRVVAVGPHAELTQSSPLYRELAAHQLLVG is encoded by the coding sequence ATGACCGCACCCCCCACCACCCGGCGGGTCGGCCTGCCGGCGTTGCTGCCCTACCTGCGGGCGCATCGCGGCACGCTGCTCGTCGTCGCCCTGCTCTCACTGACCAGCGCCGGCGCCGCCCTGGTCCAGCCGCTGCTCACCCGTGAGGTCCTCGACGCGATAGGTGCCGCGCGGCCGGTGACCCGGCTGGTCGGGCTGCTCGTCGGCCTCCTCGTGGTCGGCGCGGCGCTCGACGGGATACGCGACTACCTGCTTCAACGCACCGCCGAGGGACTGGTGCTGGGAACCCGTCGCCGGCTCGCCGGGCACCTGCTCCGGCTGCCGATCGCCGAGTACGACCAGCGCCGTACCGGCGACCTGCTCTCCCGGGTCGGCGCCGACACCACCCTGCTGCGGGCGGTGGTGACCTCGGGGCTCTTCGAGACGGTCACCGGGTTCGTGATGGTCCTCGGCGCCGGTACCGCGATGATCCTGCTCGACCCGGTGCTCTTCGGTGTCACCCTGGCCGGGGTGGCCGCCGGCCTGAGCGTCGCCATGGTCTTTGCCCGTCGGGTCCGTGGCCTCTCCGAGCAGGCCCAGGCGCGGGTCGGCGAGATGACCTCGGCGGTGGAGCGGGCGATCTCCGCCGCCCGGACGATCCGGGCCAGCCGGGCCGAGGAGCGGGAGACCACCGGGGTCGGTATGGCGGCCGGTCAGGCGTACGACGCCGGTCTGCGGGTGGCCCGGTTGCAGGCGCTGATCGGGCCGATCAGCACGACCGCGGTGCAGGGCGCGTTCCTGGTGGTGCTGGGGGTGGGCGGGGCCCGGGTGGCGACGGGTGCGATCACCATCGGTGACCTGGTCGCCTTTGTCATGTTCCTGTTCTTCCTGGTGTTACCGCTGGGGCAGGCGTTGAACGCGTACACCCAGTTGCAGACCGGACTCGGCGCACTCCAGCGGATCGAGGAGATGCTCGATCTACCGGTCGAGGGTGCGACGGATTCCCCGGCGGGACCGCCCGGCGTCCCGCCAGCCAGGCCAGCCCGTCCCACCCGGCCACCGGGGGTGGCCGCGGTCGAGTTCGACCGGGTCAGTTTCGGCTACCCGAACGCCGGTCCGGTGCTGCACGAGGTGAGCTTCACCATCCCGTACGGCACCCGGACCGCTCTGGTCGGTCCCTCGGGTGCCGGCAAGTCGACCCTGCTCGCGCTGGTCGAGCGCTTCTACGAGCCGACCGGCGGGAGGCTCCGGGTCGGTGGGGTGGACCTGCGGGACCTGCCCCGGGACCGGTTGCGGGGGCAGCTCGGCTACGTCGAGCAGGAGGCGCCGGTGCTGGCCGGGACGCTGCGCGAGAACCTGCTGCTGACCGCGCCGACGGCGACCGAGGAGCAGTTGCTCGCGGTGCTCGCCGAGGTCGACCTGACCCGGCTGGTCCAGCGGACCCCGCTGGGGCTCGACGCCCAGGTCGGCGAGGGTGGCGTGCTCCTGTCCGGCGGTGAGCGCCAGCGCCTGGCGATCGCCCGTACGCTGCTTGCCAACCCGCCGATCCTGCTGCTCGACGAGCCGACCAGCAACCTCGACGCGCGCAGCGAGGCGGCGCTGCGCCGGGCGATCGACACCGTGGCGGCCGACCGTACGCTGCTGATCGTCGCGCACCGGTTGGCGACCGTGGTCGACGCGGACCAGATAGTGGTCCTCGACGGAGGCCGGGTGGTCGCCGTCGGCCCGCACGCCGAACTCACCCAGAGCAGCCCGCTCTACCGGGAACTCGCCGCCCACCAACTCCTCGTCGGCTGA
- a CDS encoding zinc-dependent alcohol dehydrogenase: protein MPDRVIVMPAPGEVTIREEESGPARPGTFRVRTLYTGVSAGTELSYLKGSNPYLGGSWNADLALFQPGEATTPYPVTRLGYMEVAQVTESRTPAVAEGTIGAMAYGHRTGYLADPLVDRFVPLPADLDPLLGVYVAHMGPICVNGLLHAAADLYGPDVRTLADGVRGRRVAVTGAGVVGVLTALLAHHHGAASVVVVDPTPQRRAVAAALGLETLDPDAEDPAVLLKTRWAHGPGDRGADVVFQCRGQGSALRLGLRLLRPQGTVVDLAFYQSGADEVRFGEEFHHNGLVLRCAQIGRVPRGLAPTWDRERLSGESMALLRAYGELVARHLVSAVVPFEEGPTLLTELATGRRQETQVVLAC, encoded by the coding sequence ATGCCTGACCGGGTGATCGTGATGCCCGCCCCGGGCGAGGTGACCATCCGCGAGGAGGAGTCGGGACCGGCCCGACCGGGCACGTTCCGGGTCCGGACCCTCTACACCGGCGTCTCGGCCGGCACCGAGCTGAGCTACCTCAAGGGCAGCAATCCCTACCTGGGCGGGAGCTGGAACGCCGACCTGGCGCTCTTCCAGCCGGGGGAGGCGACCACGCCGTACCCGGTCACCCGGCTCGGCTACATGGAGGTGGCCCAGGTGACGGAGAGCCGGACCCCGGCGGTCGCCGAGGGAACGATCGGCGCGATGGCGTACGGGCACCGCACCGGGTACCTGGCCGATCCGCTGGTGGATCGGTTCGTGCCGCTGCCGGCGGACCTGGACCCGCTGCTCGGCGTCTACGTCGCGCACATGGGCCCGATCTGCGTGAACGGGCTGCTGCACGCCGCCGCCGACCTGTACGGTCCGGACGTCCGTACGCTCGCGGACGGCGTCCGTGGCCGCCGGGTGGCGGTGACCGGGGCCGGTGTCGTCGGCGTGCTGACCGCGCTGCTCGCCCACCATCACGGCGCGGCCTCGGTGGTCGTCGTCGACCCCACCCCGCAGCGGCGGGCGGTCGCCGCCGCGCTCGGTCTGGAGACGCTCGACCCGGACGCGGAGGACCCGGCGGTGCTGCTCAAGACGCGGTGGGCGCACGGACCCGGTGACCGCGGCGCCGACGTGGTCTTCCAGTGCCGAGGCCAGGGCTCCGCCCTCCGGCTCGGGCTGCGCCTGCTGCGTCCCCAGGGCACCGTGGTCGACCTGGCGTTCTACCAGTCGGGGGCGGACGAGGTCCGGTTCGGCGAGGAGTTCCACCACAACGGGCTCGTCCTGCGGTGTGCGCAGATCGGGCGGGTGCCGCGCGGACTCGCCCCGACCTGGGACCGCGAGCGGCTCTCCGGGGAGAGCATGGCGCTGCTGCGGGCGTACGGGGAACTGGTCGCCCGGCACCTGGTGTCGGCGGTGGTGCCGTTCGAGGAGGGCCCGACGCTCCTGACCGAGCTGGCCACCGGCCGGCGCCAGGAGACGCAGGTGGTGCTCGCCTGCTGA
- a CDS encoding glucosyl-3-phosphoglycerate synthase, whose protein sequence is MRHSQTTVSPVVEAWSTYRTGSAEQWPAHRLIRTKGDTRVSVVIPAFNEEATVGAIVATIREHLVDRVALVDEVIVVDSRSRDRTAAVASAAGARVVSQDEVTRGLPRLEGKGDALWAGLAAATGDVIAFVDADLREFRPHFVTGLIGPLLADPSVSFVKGFYHRPLIEAGTVEPDGGGRVTELMARPLFNLFWPELAGFVQPLAGEYAGRREVLERVPFVSGYGVETALLIDLLELVGLDALAQVDLGERLHRHQDTSALGRMSAQIMLTAWSRLHRQGQVASKTPPATLLTQFRRGGAGTLPNLEREIVVSDVSVQERPPLIQLRDVMGRWRSEVVSP, encoded by the coding sequence GTGCGGCACTCGCAAACGACCGTCTCACCCGTGGTGGAGGCGTGGTCCACCTACCGTACTGGCTCGGCCGAGCAGTGGCCGGCGCATCGCCTCATCCGGACAAAGGGCGACACCAGGGTGAGTGTGGTCATTCCCGCCTTCAACGAGGAGGCGACCGTAGGAGCGATCGTCGCGACGATCCGGGAACACCTGGTCGACCGGGTCGCGCTCGTCGACGAGGTGATCGTGGTCGACTCCCGCTCCCGGGACCGGACCGCCGCCGTGGCGTCGGCCGCCGGCGCCCGGGTGGTGAGCCAGGACGAGGTGACCCGGGGGCTGCCCCGCCTCGAGGGCAAGGGCGACGCGCTCTGGGCCGGCCTCGCCGCGGCCACCGGTGACGTCATCGCCTTTGTCGACGCCGACCTACGCGAGTTCCGCCCACATTTTGTCACCGGTCTGATCGGCCCGCTGCTGGCCGACCCGTCGGTCTCCTTCGTCAAGGGCTTCTACCACCGCCCGCTGATCGAGGCGGGCACCGTCGAACCCGACGGGGGCGGACGGGTCACCGAGCTGATGGCCCGACCGCTGTTCAACCTCTTCTGGCCGGAGCTGGCCGGCTTCGTACAGCCACTGGCCGGGGAGTACGCGGGGCGGCGCGAGGTGCTGGAACGGGTGCCGTTCGTCTCCGGCTACGGGGTCGAGACCGCGCTCCTGATCGACCTGCTGGAACTGGTCGGGCTGGACGCGCTGGCCCAGGTCGACCTCGGCGAGCGCCTGCACCGCCACCAGGACACCTCGGCGCTCGGCCGGATGTCGGCCCAGATCATGCTCACCGCGTGGTCGCGTCTGCACCGGCAGGGTCAGGTCGCGTCGAAGACCCCACCGGCGACCCTGCTCACCCAGTTCCGTCGGGGCGGAGCGGGTACGTTGCCGAACCTCGAACGGGAGATCGTGGTGAGTGACGTCTCGGTGCAGGAGCGACCGCCGTTGATCCAGCTCCGGGACGTGATGGGGCGCTGGCGCAGTGAGGTGGTCTCCCCTTGA
- a CDS encoding Gfo/Idh/MocA family protein: MGSCRIGLIGAGNVAQRHARVLAGFADVRLVGVTDVLPDACQRLAGQHDAPAYPDVATLLDAGLDAAYVCVPPFAHGPAEEAVIAAGLPMFVEKPLAADLDTAERIAALVAERGVLTSVGHHWRYLPFLDQARDLLAGRSVRMVGGAWLDKVPPVTWWSRRELSGGPVVEQAAHVLDLLRFFAGEVIEVSAYGDGAPPDIDGADIDSVTTASLRFASGAVGTLVSGCTLDWKHRAGVEVVADALVLSLGEAALAWRDATGEGVTEADPETARVAVDRAFVDSVRGIGDDIRVPYPEALRTHRLACAVAQSAATGRTVRLAPAVEALATATRSTRTGFGLDA, translated from the coding sequence ATGGGCAGTTGCCGGATCGGGCTGATCGGGGCGGGCAACGTCGCGCAACGACACGCCCGGGTGCTGGCCGGTTTCGCCGACGTACGACTGGTCGGGGTGACCGACGTCCTGCCGGACGCCTGCCAGCGGCTCGCCGGTCAGCACGACGCCCCCGCGTACCCCGATGTCGCCACCCTGCTCGACGCGGGGCTGGACGCGGCGTACGTCTGTGTCCCGCCGTTCGCGCACGGCCCGGCCGAGGAGGCGGTGATCGCCGCCGGGCTGCCGATGTTCGTCGAGAAACCGCTCGCGGCCGACCTGGACACCGCCGAGCGGATCGCCGCACTGGTGGCGGAGCGGGGCGTCCTCACCTCGGTCGGCCACCACTGGCGTTATCTGCCCTTCCTCGACCAGGCACGCGACCTGTTGGCCGGTCGGTCGGTACGGATGGTCGGCGGCGCCTGGTTGGACAAGGTGCCGCCGGTGACCTGGTGGAGCCGGCGGGAACTCTCCGGCGGCCCGGTGGTCGAGCAGGCCGCACACGTCCTCGACCTGCTGCGCTTCTTCGCCGGGGAGGTGATCGAGGTGAGCGCGTACGGCGACGGCGCCCCACCCGACATCGACGGCGCCGACATCGACTCGGTCACCACCGCGAGCCTGCGGTTCGCCAGCGGGGCGGTCGGCACCCTCGTCTCCGGCTGCACCCTCGACTGGAAGCACCGGGCCGGGGTCGAGGTCGTCGCCGACGCGCTGGTGCTGAGCCTCGGCGAAGCGGCGCTCGCCTGGCGGGACGCGACCGGCGAGGGCGTCACCGAGGCCGACCCGGAGACCGCTCGGGTCGCGGTGGACCGGGCCTTCGTCGACTCGGTGCGCGGCATCGGCGACGACATCCGGGTTCCCTATCCGGAGGCGCTGCGGACGCACCGGCTGGCCTGCGCGGTGGCCCAGTCGGCCGCGACCGGCCGGACGGTGCGGCTGGCCCCGGCGGTCGAGGCGCTCGCCACCGCGACCCGGTCCACCCGTACCGGGTTCGGGCTCGATGCCTGA
- a CDS encoding SigB/SigF/SigG family RNA polymerase sigma factor, translating into MFGQIGTTTTTTAPSERGLEDLDAAALAYAARIEGLPDERRQEARDDLVRFALPFAGRLARRYRGRGEPLEDLEQVARLGLVNAVDRYDPERGSFTAYAAITIVGEIKRHFRDRTWGVHVPRRLRDLILEVGQATAALTSELSRAPTVAELSERLETPQEEILAALESAAGYSPASLNAPVGGESSAEFGDLVGESDADLESVDDRVTVSGLLGRLPWRERRILAMRFYGNQTQAEIAARFGISQMHVSRLLSRALTWLRQAMLADAPPPWQAGGPDPDAPESRLSVRQAGDRTVIAIGGELDRDTSDQLRRAVVEAVSSGQPAEVVVDLVDVAQLEHGGIAALIAGRDAAARSGVALKLTRAQPGVRHSLATAGLAPLHE; encoded by the coding sequence ATGTTCGGACAGATCGGCACGACCACGACCACGACCGCACCGAGCGAGCGCGGGCTGGAGGACCTCGACGCCGCGGCGCTCGCGTACGCGGCGCGGATCGAGGGCCTGCCGGACGAACGTCGGCAGGAGGCCCGTGACGACCTGGTCCGGTTCGCCCTGCCGTTCGCCGGCCGGCTGGCCCGCCGATACCGGGGGCGGGGTGAACCGCTGGAGGACCTGGAACAGGTCGCCCGGCTCGGCCTGGTCAACGCCGTCGACCGGTACGACCCGGAGCGCGGCTCGTTCACCGCGTATGCGGCGATCACCATCGTCGGCGAGATCAAGAGACACTTCCGCGACCGGACCTGGGGCGTGCATGTCCCGCGCCGATTGCGCGACCTGATCCTCGAGGTGGGGCAGGCGACCGCGGCGCTGACCAGCGAGCTGTCCCGGGCGCCCACGGTGGCGGAACTGTCCGAGCGACTCGAGACCCCGCAGGAGGAGATCCTCGCGGCGCTCGAATCGGCCGCAGGCTACAGCCCGGCGTCGCTCAACGCGCCCGTCGGCGGGGAGAGTTCGGCCGAGTTCGGCGACCTGGTGGGGGAGTCCGACGCCGACCTGGAGTCGGTGGACGACCGGGTGACGGTCAGCGGACTGCTCGGCCGGCTGCCCTGGCGCGAGCGGCGCATCCTGGCCATGCGTTTCTACGGCAACCAGACCCAGGCCGAGATCGCCGCCCGGTTCGGCATCTCCCAGATGCACGTCTCCCGGCTGCTCTCCCGCGCCCTCACCTGGTTGCGGCAGGCGATGCTCGCCGACGCGCCCCCGCCATGGCAGGCCGGCGGCCCGGACCCGGACGCGCCGGAGAGCCGTCTGTCGGTCCGCCAGGCCGGTGATCGCACCGTCATCGCGATCGGTGGCGAACTCGACCGGGACACGAGCGACCAGCTCCGACGCGCGGTCGTGGAGGCGGTGAGCAGCGGCCAGCCCGCCGAGGTGGTGGTCGACCTGGTCGACGTCGCGCAACTGGAGCACGGCGGGATCGCCGCGCTGATCGCGGGTCGGGACGCCGCCGCCCGCAGTGGCGTCGCGCTCAAGCTCACCCGGGCCCAGCCCGGCGTACGCCACTCGCTCGCCACGGCCGGGCTGGCCCCGCTGCACGAATAG
- a CDS encoding DUF4383 domain-containing protein, with product MAGVSRAGTGGASGSGRGRSRPALVRISAATVGAVFLLVGVLGFIPGVTTEYDRLGFAGHASGAQLFGVFQVSVLHNLVHLAFGLAGLALARTVAWSRLFLVGGGAVYLLLSLYGLVIVHRSEANFLPLDQADDWLHLGLGLGMLGLGLLTTRAPVQP from the coding sequence ATGGCCGGAGTGTCCCGCGCCGGGACCGGCGGAGCGTCCGGATCGGGTCGGGGGCGGTCCCGGCCGGCCCTGGTCCGGATCTCGGCGGCGACCGTGGGCGCGGTGTTCCTGCTGGTCGGGGTGCTGGGGTTCATCCCGGGTGTGACCACCGAATACGACCGTCTCGGGTTCGCCGGACACGCCTCCGGAGCGCAGCTGTTCGGGGTGTTCCAGGTCTCGGTGCTGCACAACCTCGTACACCTGGCGTTCGGACTGGCCGGGCTCGCGCTCGCCCGTACCGTGGCCTGGTCCCGGCTGTTCCTGGTCGGCGGCGGCGCGGTCTACCTGCTGCTGTCGCTCTACGGCCTGGTGATCGTGCACCGGAGCGAGGCCAACTTCCTCCCGCTCGACCAGGCCGACGACTGGCTGCACCTCGGTCTCGGTCTCGGCATGCTCGGCCTCGGGCTGCTGACCACCCGCGCCCCGGTGCAACCGTGA